In a single window of the Verrucomicrobiaceae bacterium genome:
- a CDS encoding multidrug efflux RND transporter permease subunit, translating into MNFSRFFITRPIFAGVLSLLIFILGVISLFKLPISEYPEVAPPTVIVTATYPGANPKTIAETVASPLEQAVNGIENMLFMSSQTTANGVMTMTVTFKIGTNLDLAQVQVQNRVSQVLPKLPEEVRRFGVATVKSSPDMTLVVHLLSPNDRYDEIYLRNYATLNVKDELTRLSGVGQVQIFGGGEYAMRIWLDPDKCSARGLTAGDVVNAIREQNIQVAAGTIGQQPVKNAPFELTVNAKGRLITEEEFEHIIVKTGPHGEKLLLRDVARAELGSGEYALRSLINNKRAVGMGVFQLPGSNALAVSQAVRTRMAELKTKFPEGVDFVIAYDPTVFVQKSIDAVIHTLIEAILLVVLVVVVFLQTWRASIIPLAAVPVSLIGTFAVMHALGFSINNLSLFGLVLAIGIVVDDAIVVVENVERNIRNGLKPVEATKQAMSEVTGPIIATALVLCAVFIPTAFISGLSGQFYKQFAVTIAISTVISAFNSLTLSPALSALLLKGHHDKKDILTKLMDLLLGWFFRPFNRFFEWSSNLYVGIVKRAIRFSIIALMIYGGLVWATWKGFQIVPEGFVPGQDKQYLVGFAQLPEGSSLDRTDVVMRRMSEIALQHPGVKDAIAFPGLSIHGFSVSPNSGIVFVGLKDFKDRKTPDLGGEAIAQALNGQFMAIQDAMVLVLNPPPVNGIGTTGGFKMMIEDRGNHGYAELYRVTQMLAGAAMGSGKLMPVYSGYTVNVPQLEADVDREKAKVQGVPLANLYETLQINLGSLYVNDFNRFGRTYQVVAQAEQQFRDDPSDITRLKTRNAAGEMVPIGSLVKVNESYGPARVTHYNGYLAADLNGTALPPMSTGQGEELIASMAKEMLPPGFEFEWTDLTFQKIIAGNTAIYIYPLCILLVFMVLAAQYESLRLPLAIILIVPLCLLFALGGVMFFGGHANGWQQMLALLRSGVMPQGGDNNIFTQIGFIVLIGLACKNAILIVEFAKEKNDHGLSPTQAALESCRLRLRPILMTSIAFIAGVYPLVVSTGAGAEMRRAMGTAVFAGMIGVTFLGLFLTPVFYVLVMIGKKRKANLETPTSDHS; encoded by the coding sequence ATGAACTTTTCTCGTTTCTTCATCACACGCCCCATTTTCGCGGGAGTGCTCTCCCTGCTCATTTTCATCCTGGGGGTCATTTCGCTCTTCAAGCTGCCCATTTCCGAGTACCCAGAGGTGGCACCACCGACGGTGATCGTCACTGCGACTTACCCAGGAGCGAACCCGAAGACCATCGCTGAAACCGTGGCCTCACCACTGGAGCAGGCGGTCAATGGCATTGAAAACATGCTCTTCATGTCATCCCAAACCACCGCCAACGGGGTGATGACCATGACAGTGACATTCAAGATCGGGACCAATCTCGACCTAGCTCAGGTGCAGGTGCAAAACCGTGTCTCACAGGTGCTGCCGAAGCTGCCGGAGGAGGTGCGGCGCTTTGGTGTGGCGACCGTGAAGTCATCCCCAGACATGACGCTCGTGGTGCATCTGCTTTCACCGAATGATCGCTATGATGAGATCTACCTGCGAAACTACGCCACACTGAATGTGAAGGATGAGCTCACGCGGCTCTCCGGTGTCGGACAGGTGCAGATTTTCGGCGGTGGTGAGTATGCGATGCGTATCTGGCTAGATCCCGATAAATGCTCTGCCCGCGGCCTGACGGCAGGTGATGTGGTCAATGCCATCCGTGAGCAGAATATCCAAGTCGCCGCAGGCACCATCGGCCAGCAACCGGTCAAAAATGCGCCTTTTGAGCTCACTGTGAACGCAAAAGGCCGATTGATCACCGAAGAGGAGTTCGAGCACATCATCGTCAAAACCGGCCCACACGGTGAAAAGCTGCTCCTGCGTGATGTGGCGCGTGCAGAGCTGGGGAGTGGCGAGTACGCACTGCGCAGCCTCATCAACAATAAAAGAGCTGTCGGGATGGGCGTGTTTCAGCTCCCAGGCTCCAATGCCCTCGCTGTGTCACAAGCCGTGCGAACACGCATGGCAGAGCTGAAGACGAAATTCCCCGAAGGGGTCGATTTTGTCATCGCATACGACCCCACGGTCTTTGTGCAAAAATCCATCGACGCCGTCATTCATACGCTGATCGAGGCCATCCTGCTCGTGGTGCTTGTGGTGGTGGTGTTTTTGCAGACCTGGCGTGCCTCCATCATCCCGCTAGCGGCGGTGCCAGTGTCACTCATCGGCACCTTTGCCGTGATGCATGCGCTGGGCTTCTCGATCAATAATCTGAGCCTCTTCGGCCTCGTGCTGGCCATCGGGATCGTGGTGGATGATGCCATCGTGGTGGTCGAAAATGTCGAGCGCAACATCCGCAATGGATTGAAGCCCGTGGAGGCAACCAAACAGGCCATGAGCGAGGTCACGGGGCCCATCATCGCTACGGCGCTGGTGCTCTGCGCCGTCTTCATCCCCACAGCTTTCATCAGCGGCCTCAGCGGACAGTTTTATAAACAATTCGCCGTCACCATCGCCATCTCCACGGTCATCTCGGCCTTCAATTCACTCACCCTTTCGCCTGCGCTCTCCGCTTTGCTGCTGAAAGGCCACCATGACAAAAAAGACATCCTCACCAAGCTCATGGACCTGCTGCTTGGCTGGTTTTTCCGGCCTTTTAACCGCTTTTTCGAGTGGTCGTCGAATCTGTATGTCGGCATCGTGAAACGGGCGATCCGCTTCAGCATCATCGCGCTGATGATTTACGGCGGGCTCGTGTGGGCGACGTGGAAGGGCTTTCAAATCGTGCCAGAGGGCTTTGTGCCTGGGCAGGATAAGCAGTACCTCGTCGGCTTTGCGCAGTTGCCAGAGGGCTCCTCGCTCGACCGCACGGATGTCGTGATGCGCCGCATGTCCGAGATCGCTCTCCAGCACCCCGGAGTGAAGGACGCCATCGCTTTCCCTGGACTCAGCATTCATGGCTTTAGCGTCAGTCCGAATAGCGGAATCGTCTTTGTCGGCTTGAAGGATTTTAAAGATCGCAAGACGCCAGACTTGGGCGGCGAAGCCATCGCCCAGGCTCTCAATGGCCAATTCATGGCCATCCAGGATGCGATGGTGCTCGTACTGAATCCACCGCCCGTGAATGGCATCGGCACCACGGGTGGCTTCAAGATGATGATCGAAGACCGTGGCAACCATGGCTACGCAGAGCTTTACCGAGTGACGCAGATGCTAGCTGGTGCTGCGATGGGCAGTGGCAAGCTGATGCCCGTGTACTCCGGCTACACCGTCAATGTGCCGCAGCTCGAAGCAGATGTGGATCGCGAGAAAGCGAAGGTGCAGGGGGTGCCGCTGGCAAATCTCTATGAGACGCTGCAAATCAACTTGGGCAGTCTTTACGTGAACGACTTCAACCGCTTTGGTCGCACTTACCAAGTCGTGGCCCAGGCAGAGCAGCAATTCCGTGATGATCCCAGCGACATCACACGCCTGAAGACACGCAACGCCGCAGGCGAGATGGTGCCCATCGGCTCTCTGGTGAAAGTGAATGAAAGCTACGGCCCTGCCCGAGTGACACACTACAATGGATACCTCGCCGCTGATCTCAATGGCACCGCGCTGCCACCGATGAGCACAGGGCAGGGGGAGGAGCTCATCGCCAGCATGGCCAAAGAGATGCTGCCACCTGGATTTGAGTTCGAGTGGACGGATCTGACCTTCCAAAAGATCATCGCGGGGAATACCGCCATCTACATTTACCCGCTGTGCATCCTGCTCGTCTTCATGGTGCTGGCGGCTCAGTATGAGAGCCTACGTCTGCCTCTGGCGATCATTTTGATCGTGCCGCTATGCCTGCTCTTTGCGCTGGGTGGCGTGATGTTCTTTGGCGGGCACGCCAATGGCTGGCAGCAGATGTTGGCGCTGCTTCGGAGCGGCGTGATGCCGCAGGGCGGGGATAACAACATCTTCACGCAGATCGGCTTCATCGTGCTGATCGGGCTCGCCTGCAAAAATGCCATCCTCATCGTGGAATTCGCCAAAGAGAAGAACGATCACGGCCTCAGCCCCACTCAGGCCGCGCTGGAATCCTGCCGCCTGCGTCTGCGGCCCATTTTGATGACCAGTATCGCCTTCATCGCCGGAGTGTATCCGCTGGTGGTGAGCACGGGAGCAGGGGCGGAAATGCGCCGCGCCATGGGCACGGCGGTGTTTGCCGGGATGATCGGTGTGACCTTCCTGGGCCTCTTCCTCACGCCAGTGTTCTATGTGCTGGTGATGATCGGGAAGAAGCGCAAAGCGAATCTCGAAACACCCACTAGCGACCACTCATGA
- a CDS encoding trans-2-enoyl-CoA reductase family protein has product MIVTPKIRGFICTTAHPTGCAKHVADQIAVVKAGGHLEGGPKKVLVIGSSTGYGLASRIAAAFGSGAATIGVFFEKPAEADRCGTAGWYNSAAFEHEAKAAGLYARSFNGDAFSDAMKAEVIAAIKADLGQVDCVIYSLASPRRTHPKTGEVFKSVLKPIGGTYTNKNLNTGTGVVNEVTLETANEDEIAQTVAVMGGEDWEMWMDDLQKAGVLAQGVKTVAYSYIGPELTWPIYKNGTIGRAKEDLERAQRALDAKLAPLGGKAWVSVNKALVTQASSAIPVVPLYISLLYKVMKADGTHEDCIEQMDRLFRDRLYSGSPQPDEAGRIRVDDWEMAPAVQKLVDDRWKIVNTENFAEFGDFAGYQSSFLRLFGFGLDGVDYDADVDVGVKVPSLG; this is encoded by the coding sequence ATGATCGTCACTCCGAAAATCCGTGGATTCATCTGCACGACAGCGCACCCGACTGGCTGCGCGAAGCATGTCGCTGACCAAATCGCAGTCGTCAAAGCAGGCGGTCACCTTGAGGGCGGGCCAAAGAAGGTGCTCGTCATCGGCTCCTCCACGGGATACGGACTCGCATCCCGCATCGCGGCGGCCTTTGGCTCCGGTGCGGCCACCATCGGCGTCTTTTTCGAAAAACCAGCCGAGGCAGACCGCTGCGGCACCGCAGGCTGGTACAACAGCGCCGCCTTTGAGCACGAAGCAAAGGCAGCCGGCCTCTACGCTCGCTCCTTCAATGGCGATGCCTTCTCCGATGCGATGAAGGCAGAGGTCATCGCCGCGATCAAAGCGGACTTGGGACAGGTCGATTGCGTCATTTACAGTCTCGCGAGCCCACGCCGCACGCACCCGAAGACCGGCGAGGTCTTTAAATCCGTACTGAAGCCCATCGGCGGCACCTACACGAATAAAAACCTCAACACCGGCACGGGCGTCGTGAACGAAGTCACGCTGGAAACCGCCAATGAAGACGAAATCGCCCAAACCGTCGCCGTCATGGGTGGCGAGGATTGGGAGATGTGGATGGATGACCTCCAAAAAGCCGGTGTACTGGCCCAGGGCGTGAAAACCGTGGCCTACAGCTACATCGGGCCCGAGCTGACATGGCCCATCTATAAGAATGGCACCATCGGCCGCGCCAAAGAGGACCTCGAGCGTGCCCAGCGTGCGCTGGATGCCAAATTGGCCCCACTCGGCGGAAAAGCCTGGGTTTCCGTCAATAAAGCCCTCGTCACACAGGCCAGCAGCGCCATCCCGGTGGTGCCATTGTACATTTCCCTGCTCTACAAGGTCATGAAGGCCGATGGCACCCATGAAGACTGCATTGAGCAAATGGACCGCCTTTTCCGCGATCGGCTTTACAGCGGCAGCCCGCAGCCAGATGAGGCAGGACGCATCCGCGTGGATGACTGGGAAATGGCCCCCGCCGTGCAAAAACTCGTCGATGACCGCTGGAAAATCGTCAACACCGAGAACTTCGCCGAGTTCGGCGACTTCGCAGGCTATCAGAGCAGCTTTTTGCGGCTTTTCGGCTTCGGACTCGACGGTGTGGACTACGACGCAGACGTCGATGTGGGCGTGAAAGTGCCCTCATTGGGCTAA
- a CDS encoding DUF58 domain-containing protein, whose amino-acid sequence MPATATKEQDERLTRILKRVRRIELLTRGMVKEVLGGQYHSRFKGQGIEFDDFREYQAGDDVRFLDWNVTARMNEPFVRKYIEERELTVMLCVDVSGSSDYGSQEDSKRERAAEIAAVFAFSAVQNQDKVGMTLFSDQIEQYVPARKGSPHALRILRDILNCEPAHSGTDMRVALELALQRISHRALVIVVSDFITPNDAWEKTLKAAAAKHDVVAAQITDPRERELPDVGRVVLEDPETGERMLVNTSDPAVRRHYQERISKHEEYLNQLLRRSGVERIPVRTDLDYVPALKAYFRSRKRRKRG is encoded by the coding sequence ATGCCCGCCACTGCCACAAAGGAACAAGATGAACGCCTCACACGCATCCTCAAGCGTGTGCGACGCATCGAGTTGCTCACGCGGGGCATGGTGAAGGAGGTGCTCGGTGGGCAGTATCACTCACGTTTCAAAGGCCAGGGCATCGAGTTCGATGATTTTCGCGAGTATCAGGCCGGGGATGATGTGCGATTCCTCGACTGGAATGTCACCGCTCGCATGAACGAGCCCTTTGTACGGAAATACATCGAGGAGCGCGAGCTCACCGTCATGCTCTGCGTCGATGTCAGTGGCAGCAGCGATTACGGCAGCCAGGAGGACAGCAAGCGCGAGCGTGCGGCAGAGATCGCCGCCGTTTTCGCCTTCAGCGCCGTGCAGAATCAGGATAAAGTGGGTATGACCCTGTTTTCGGATCAGATAGAGCAATACGTACCAGCTCGAAAAGGCTCCCCACATGCGCTGCGCATCCTGCGAGACATTTTGAACTGTGAACCAGCTCACAGCGGCACAGACATGCGTGTCGCACTGGAGCTAGCGCTTCAGCGCATCTCACACCGTGCATTGGTGATCGTGGTTTCCGACTTTATCACACCCAATGATGCCTGGGAAAAGACGCTCAAAGCCGCTGCGGCAAAGCATGACGTCGTCGCCGCGCAGATCACCGACCCACGCGAACGTGAATTGCCCGATGTGGGCCGAGTCGTGCTCGAAGACCCAGAGACAGGCGAGCGGATGCTCGTCAACACCAGTGATCCAGCCGTGCGCCGCCATTACCAAGAGCGCATCAGCAAGCATGAGGAGTATCTCAACCAACTGTTGCGCCGCAGTGGCGTCGAGCGCATCCCTGTGCGCACGGATCTAGACTACGTGCCCGCCTTGAAAGCTTATTTCCGGTCCAGAAAGAGGAGGAAGCGCGGATGA
- a CDS encoding PhoH family protein, which produces MPSATLTYETPQFLQKLLGHDDRASLRHIADTLGVQLTSRDAWVKIESTEESHIDATRAVFSQLEKVRRQGGDITPAMVRLVTESVQRDTGDAPAEALMSLKLLAGGKKPPVLAKTRGQIAYLHAMRECEVVFGIGPAGTGKTYLAMAQGLHLLREKVVQRLVLTRPAVEAGEALGFLPGDLKEKIFPYLRPLYDALYDMLEPEEAERLIERGAIEIAPLAYMRGRTLKNAFIILDEAQNTTTEQMLMLLTRLGEGSRCAITGDPSQTDLRRGMRSGLHEAVQVLQSVEGIRFIHFLTKDVVRLPVVQRIIEAYDAARKAESQAGATR; this is translated from the coding sequence ATGCCCTCCGCCACACTCACTTACGAGACGCCGCAGTTTCTCCAGAAGCTCCTCGGCCATGATGACCGTGCTAGCCTGCGTCACATCGCGGACACACTCGGCGTGCAACTCACCAGCCGTGATGCCTGGGTAAAGATCGAGTCCACTGAGGAATCCCACATCGACGCCACACGTGCCGTTTTTAGCCAACTCGAAAAAGTCCGGCGCCAAGGGGGCGACATCACGCCCGCCATGGTCCGCCTTGTGACCGAGAGTGTGCAGCGTGACACCGGGGACGCCCCCGCAGAGGCACTCATGAGCCTGAAGCTGCTCGCAGGTGGTAAAAAGCCCCCCGTGCTGGCCAAAACACGCGGCCAGATCGCCTACCTGCATGCCATGCGGGAATGTGAGGTCGTTTTCGGAATCGGCCCCGCTGGCACCGGCAAGACCTACCTCGCCATGGCGCAGGGTCTGCATCTTCTGCGGGAAAAAGTGGTGCAGCGCCTCGTTTTGACCCGACCCGCCGTGGAGGCTGGTGAGGCACTGGGCTTCCTGCCCGGTGATCTGAAGGAAAAAATCTTCCCCTACCTGCGCCCGCTCTACGACGCACTCTATGACATGCTGGAGCCGGAGGAGGCCGAGCGGCTCATCGAGCGCGGAGCCATCGAAATCGCCCCACTCGCCTACATGCGCGGTCGCACGCTGAAAAATGCCTTCATCATCCTCGATGAAGCCCAGAACACCACGACCGAGCAGATGCTCATGCTACTCACTCGCCTGGGTGAGGGCTCACGCTGCGCCATCACCGGTGATCCCTCCCAGACAGACCTACGCCGTGGCATGCGCTCTGGTCTGCATGAGGCCGTGCAGGTGCTCCAAAGTGTCGAAGGCATCCGCTTCATCCATTTCCTGACCAAGGATGTCGTGCGCCTACCCGTGGTGCAGCGCATCATCGAAGCCTACGACGCCGCTCGCAAAGCAGAGTCCCAGGCCGGAGCCACTCGCTGA
- a CDS encoding ferredoxin family protein, with the protein MITHTHRPLRVILYEGNGAIPLPPESRATVMGALLDKGYTVTRSGRSASAVPHDERSLLVLGVFEGKTPALEDAAGHITIDTRDISGLAAADIVSLVEKSRGTTPMNEPGKWKPWFPVIDYSRCTNCMQCLSFCLFDVYGVSEDHKIQVQNNDNCKTNCPACSRVCPEVAIMFPKYQAGPINGDEINENEARREKIKVDISSLLGGDIYSTLKDRSAAAKSRFGKERSPDKALDERKKCLTKLVGDGFIPADVLASLPSTEEILKKAEIAKAKAAAALAAQ; encoded by the coding sequence ATGATCACACACACGCACCGCCCACTCCGCGTCATTCTATATGAAGGCAATGGTGCCATCCCGCTGCCGCCAGAGTCCCGCGCTACCGTGATGGGCGCACTGCTCGACAAAGGCTACACCGTCACGCGTAGCGGTCGCTCCGCGAGCGCCGTGCCGCATGATGAGCGCAGCCTGCTGGTGCTAGGTGTCTTTGAAGGGAAAACTCCCGCGCTCGAAGATGCTGCTGGGCATATCACCATCGACACGCGTGACATCTCCGGCCTAGCTGCCGCAGACATCGTCTCCCTGGTGGAAAAATCACGCGGCACCACGCCCATGAATGAGCCCGGCAAGTGGAAGCCCTGGTTCCCCGTCATCGACTACTCCCGCTGCACGAACTGCATGCAGTGCCTGAGCTTCTGCCTCTTTGATGTCTATGGTGTCAGTGAGGATCACAAAATCCAGGTGCAGAACAACGACAACTGCAAGACCAACTGCCCCGCCTGCTCACGCGTCTGCCCAGAGGTCGCCATCATGTTCCCCAAGTATCAGGCCGGCCCCATCAATGGTGATGAGATCAATGAAAACGAAGCTCGGCGGGAGAAGATCAAAGTCGATATTTCCTCCCTGCTCGGTGGTGACATCTACTCCACGCTCAAAGACCGCAGCGCTGCTGCAAAGTCACGCTTTGGCAAAGAACGCAGCCCGGATAAAGCACTCGATGAGCGCAAAAAATGCCTCACGAAACTAGTGGGCGATGGCTTCATCCCTGCGGATGTCCTCGCGAGCCTCCCCAGCACGGAAGAAATCCTCAAGAAGGCCGAAATCGCCAAAGCCAAAGCCGCTGCCGCTCTCGCCGCGCAGTAA
- a CDS encoding MoxR family ATPase, with amino-acid sequence MSDTESPSTPPPSPAPSSLPDAEAIAKASAWVAPLRDEIARVLVGQTALVDRLLVALLTNGHVLLEGVPGLAKTLAVRTLAGALSAKFQRIQFTPDLLPADVIGTMVYHPKDGTFTPRLGPIFSNLVLADEINRAPAKVQSALLEAMQERQVTIGEHTHKLSDPFMVLATQNPIDQEGTYTLPEAQLDRFLFKVRVTYPSPSEERQVLDAMATSAPKLNVNQITEVGDIVKSRTIVNGLYLDEKIRDYIVAIIHATRQPEHLAPHLKLLIRCGASPRGTINLALAAKAHAFLQGRNYVTPQDIKDLAPDILRHRILLSYEAEAEGVTSEDVIKTLLDKLPVP; translated from the coding sequence ATGTCCGACACCGAATCCCCCTCCACGCCGCCGCCTTCTCCCGCCCCGTCGTCCTTACCAGATGCAGAGGCCATCGCCAAAGCCTCCGCCTGGGTGGCCCCACTCCGGGATGAAATCGCCCGCGTACTCGTCGGACAGACTGCGCTGGTGGACCGCCTGCTCGTGGCCTTATTGACCAATGGTCACGTCCTGCTCGAAGGCGTGCCCGGATTGGCCAAAACCCTCGCCGTCCGCACCCTCGCTGGTGCGCTGAGCGCGAAATTCCAGCGCATTCAGTTCACACCGGATCTGCTCCCTGCCGATGTGATCGGCACCATGGTCTATCACCCGAAGGACGGCACCTTCACGCCGCGCTTAGGGCCGATTTTCTCCAATCTGGTGCTCGCAGACGAAATCAACCGCGCTCCCGCCAAAGTGCAGTCCGCGCTGCTGGAGGCCATGCAGGAGCGCCAAGTCACCATCGGCGAGCACACCCACAAGCTCAGCGATCCCTTCATGGTCCTGGCCACGCAAAACCCCATCGACCAAGAGGGCACCTACACACTGCCAGAGGCCCAGCTCGACCGCTTCCTCTTCAAAGTACGTGTCACCTATCCCAGCCCATCGGAGGAGCGGCAGGTGCTCGATGCGATGGCGACCTCCGCGCCCAAGCTCAATGTGAACCAGATTACCGAGGTGGGCGACATCGTGAAGAGCCGTACCATCGTCAATGGACTCTACTTGGACGAAAAAATCCGTGATTACATCGTCGCGATCATCCATGCCACACGCCAGCCGGAGCACCTCGCCCCGCATCTGAAGCTCCTCATCCGCTGTGGTGCCTCACCGCGTGGCACGATCAATCTGGCCCTCGCCGCCAAAGCGCACGCCTTCCTCCAGGGGCGCAACTACGTCACCCCGCAGGACATCAAAGACCTAGCCCCAGACATCCTCCGCCACCGTATCCTCCTCAGTTACGAAGCAGAGGCCGAAGGCGTCACCAGCGAGGATGTGATCAAAACCCTGCTCGATAAGCTTCCAGTGCCGTGA
- a CDS encoding spermidine synthase: MRPPFPSTLLHGVFVLSGVSALIYQLVWQRALLMIYGSNSESVAMVVAAFLSGLGIGSLVGGWVSKWPRVPLVALFGAAELGVGAYGLISLKLFDAVGSRTAEWGQLGTGLAAFALVFLPTLLMGATLPLLVAHQVRETAHVGASVSRLYFVNTLGAALGAFIAARWLLGGLGMAGTVRTAAVLNASAAALIFLGSRMGQGSSAPAQSHDAAHATATASAAMEGRTEVPFRTALLWSAISGFLTLSWEIVWSRVFNFASASLATAFGMLLACYLLGLALGSLWSGRLLKSSVALRASLGRWVLLSGLASFAVAPLTALCAVHLAWWWGYAFVIVAGTLLGVTFPLLCHAAVPADAQSGSRLSFLYLANIIGSGLGSLLTGFGLLEWMPLTLLMLALAVAGAIWARWIAGGSLGRVEASYIALPLLLGLVGGQFYERLQFKHDFSPQNRFTQVVESRHGVVALAQDGRIHGNGVYDGGLKTKLGSEAEDWLVRPYFLSAVRDKIEKVLVIGVAGGAWTQIMVNHPQVQQVTAVEISHAYMDILRTRPEVRGLLTHPKLRLVIDDGRRWLRQHPEERFDAIVMNTTYHWREFAGALLSREFLTLVSQHLEPQGIALWNCTGSERAARTALDVFPHTMMVMNFCLVSHAPLQPDRARWERTLAAYRIEGEPVFDLTTIQGHEALAGVLRFIDREKLPAHPDWWCWCGRAEMERAYSAFESITDDNLGHEYLMW, from the coding sequence ATGCGACCACCTTTCCCCTCCACTCTGCTGCACGGTGTTTTTGTGCTCTCAGGAGTCTCCGCCCTGATTTACCAGCTCGTATGGCAGCGGGCATTGCTGATGATTTACGGCAGCAATTCCGAATCGGTGGCGATGGTTGTCGCGGCGTTTTTGAGTGGGCTCGGCATCGGCAGTCTGGTGGGTGGCTGGGTGTCCAAGTGGCCGCGTGTGCCGCTGGTGGCGCTGTTTGGTGCTGCGGAGCTGGGAGTGGGGGCGTATGGGCTCATTTCGTTGAAGTTGTTTGATGCCGTGGGAAGTCGCACGGCGGAATGGGGGCAGCTCGGCACGGGGTTGGCCGCTTTTGCACTGGTCTTCCTGCCCACCTTGCTCATGGGGGCTACGCTGCCGCTGCTAGTGGCCCATCAGGTGCGTGAAACGGCGCATGTGGGTGCGAGCGTGAGCCGCCTCTATTTCGTGAATACGCTGGGAGCAGCGCTGGGGGCCTTCATCGCGGCGCGGTGGCTGCTGGGAGGCCTGGGCATGGCGGGCACGGTGCGCACGGCGGCAGTGCTGAATGCCAGTGCGGCAGCTTTGATCTTCCTGGGGAGTCGAATGGGGCAGGGGAGCTCTGCTCCGGCGCAATCCCACGATGCAGCGCATGCGACGGCGACGGCATCTGCTGCGATGGAAGGGCGGACGGAGGTGCCATTCCGCACGGCACTGCTTTGGTCGGCGATTTCTGGGTTTCTGACGCTCTCGTGGGAGATCGTGTGGTCGCGTGTTTTTAACTTCGCCAGTGCCTCATTGGCCACGGCCTTTGGCATGCTGTTGGCGTGCTATCTACTCGGTCTAGCGCTCGGCTCGCTGTGGAGTGGGCGGTTGCTCAAAAGCAGCGTGGCCCTGCGTGCGAGCCTGGGGCGCTGGGTCCTGCTCTCTGGGCTGGCCAGCTTCGCCGTGGCACCGCTCACAGCTCTATGTGCGGTGCATCTGGCGTGGTGGTGGGGCTACGCCTTTGTCATTGTCGCGGGGACTCTGCTGGGAGTGACTTTCCCATTGCTCTGCCATGCCGCCGTGCCTGCGGATGCTCAAAGCGGCAGCCGCTTGTCCTTCCTGTATTTGGCGAACATCATCGGCTCTGGCCTGGGTAGCTTGCTCACGGGATTTGGTTTGCTGGAATGGATGCCGCTCACGCTGCTGATGCTGGCGCTCGCCGTAGCGGGTGCCATTTGGGCGAGGTGGATCGCTGGGGGCAGTCTGGGCAGAGTGGAGGCATCCTACATCGCGCTACCGCTGCTGCTGGGACTGGTGGGCGGGCAGTTTTATGAGCGCTTGCAGTTCAAACATGACTTTTCACCGCAGAATCGCTTCACGCAGGTGGTGGAGTCACGGCACGGCGTCGTGGCACTCGCTCAGGATGGCCGCATTCACGGCAATGGCGTGTATGATGGCGGATTGAAGACCAAACTGGGCTCTGAGGCGGAGGACTGGCTCGTGCGCCCCTACTTTCTCTCTGCTGTGCGGGACAAGATCGAAAAAGTGCTCGTCATCGGCGTGGCTGGCGGTGCCTGGACACAGATCATGGTCAATCATCCGCAGGTGCAGCAAGTCACCGCCGTCGAGATCAGCCACGCCTACATGGACATCCTGCGCACACGGCCAGAGGTACGGGGACTGCTCACGCATCCGAAGCTCCGCCTCGTCATCGACGATGGACGGCGCTGGCTGCGGCAGCACCCAGAGGAGCGATTCGACGCCATCGTGATGAATACCACCTATCACTGGCGTGAGTTCGCCGGGGCACTGCTCTCACGCGAGTTCCTCACGCTCGTCAGCCAGCATTTGGAGCCGCAGGGCATCGCTCTGTGGAACTGCACCGGCTCTGAGCGTGCCGCACGCACGGCGCTGGATGTCTTCCCCCACACGATGATGGTGATGAATTTCTGCCTCGTCAGCCATGCTCCACTCCAGCCGGATCGAGCACGCTGGGAGCGGACACTAGCCGCCTACCGCATCGAGGGCGAGCCGGTCTTTGATCTGACCACCATCCAGGGCCACGAGGCGTTGGCTGGCGTGCTACGCTTCATCGACCGCGAGAAACTCCCCGCGCATCCCGACTGGTGGTGCTGGTGTGGCCGTGCAGAGATGGAGCGGGCCTATTCCGCCTTTGAAAGCATCACGGATGACAATCTGGGGCACGAATACCTCATGTGGTGA